In Bacteroidales bacterium, the DNA window ACAAGGTCCAGGGCCTCTTCCCGGTCCTCTGTAAGCTGCAGGGCGTAATAAAAGAGCTGCTCCTGCAGTTGAACCAGATCATACATGAAATAGTCAGGATCGAAGGTATTTTCCCCGATTTTCATTGACTGAGCAACTTAATTTGCAGTAAATTACAAAATTATCCGGTACGAATCAACTTGCGAATATGGAATAGTTTTCACAATTTTAAATCTCTTAATAAATTCAGTATTAAACTTCAAAAATCAATAAGATGACTAAAAAATTTCTATTACATGTATTTGCCGGTTTTTTAGCGGTTTTTTTCACTGCCGGCCTTCAGGCTCAGAACGCGCTGACTGAAGAGGAGAAAACGGATGGCTTTGTGCTGCTCTTCGACGGAGAATCTACCGACGGTTGGAGGGGATTTCAGAAAGACCATGCTCCGACTAAATGGGTGGTGGAAGATGGAACACTCCATTTCAACCCCCGGGCGAAGGGTGACGGCGGAGATATTATGATTGACCGGAAATTCTCTGATTTTCATCTGAAGCTGGAGTGGAAGATCGAAGAAGCTGGCAATTCAGGTATCCTTTACCTGGGCTCTGAGGACCCCAAATATAATGCTATTTACATGACAGCCCCTGAAATGCAGGTGCTGGACAATGCCGCACATCCCGATGCCAAGATGGGAACGAATGGTAACCGTCAGGCCGGATCACTGTATGACCTGATTCCTGCTGATCCCCAGAATTTCGCAGGTGCGGGCGAATGGAACACCGCTGAACTGATTGTGAAGGATAAGCATGTGAAACACATCCAAAACGGTGAAGTGGTTGTGGAGTATGAATATGGAACTCAGATGTGGGATGCCCTGGTGTCTCGTTCCAAGTTCCCGGGTTTAAATCCCGACTGGACCAATTTACAGGAAGAAGGCTTTATCGGTCTCCAGGATCATGGAAACAATGTGTGGTTCAGGAATATTAAAATCAAGGAATTATAAAACATACAAGATGCAAAACAGAAGGACATTTATGAAGAGTACGGCCCTTGCGGCTGCAGCCATTTCCGCAAGTAGTGTGGCAAGTGCTAGAGAAAGCAGCGGTATTCCGGTCGTGCAGGAGCATGGAAACCGTGAGGTGTTTTTTGATATCTCTTTGGCCGAGTGGTCGCTGAATAAAAAGCTATTCGGAGGTGAACTGGATAATCTGGATTTTCCAGCATATGCCCAAAAGAATTTTGATATTCATGCCGTTGAATACGTAAATCAATTTTTCAAAGATGCTGATACAGATTATATCAAGGAGCTTTTGAAGCGTACTCAGGACATTGGAGTTAAGAATGTGTTGATCATGATTGATGGAGAGGGAAATCTGGGGGATACCGATGAGGAGCAAAGGAAAAAGGCGGTTGAGAACCACTACCGGTGGGTGGAACATGCTCATATACTGGGTTGCCATGCTATCAGGGTGAATGCGGGCGGTAGAGGCACTGAAGAAGAAGTGGCTTTCTCGGCAACCAGGAGCCTTAGAACCTTAAGTCAGTTTGCAGCCGATTACGGGATCAGTGTTATTGTTGAAAATCATGGAGGTTACTCCTCACGAGCCAGCTGGTTATCCTCGGTAATCAGGAATACCGGAATGGTCAATTGCGGGGTGCTTCCCGATTTTGGTAATTTTGTGATAGACCGCAGGCCCGGTGGTGAGAAATATGATTTATACCTTGGAATGAAGGAGCTAATGCCTTTGGCAAAGGGTGTGAGCGCCAAATCGCACAACTTTGACGAAGAAGGGAATGAGGTGGATAAAGATTTCTACAGGCTTTTGAAAATAGTTAAGGATGCAGGCTTCAGGGGGTATATTGGAATTGAATATGAAGGCAGGGAACTAAGTCAGGATGAAGGTATCATGGCTACCAGGGATTTGTTGATCAAAGCAGGTAAAGCAGTTATGGAGGTATAATTACCTGCTTTTCAGATAAACGTCAATATTGCGTGCGATCTTTTCTACCAGCAGTTCCCTGGACTCCTTAGAGGCCCAGGCCATATGAGGGGTGATCAGGATTTTCTCCTTGTCGAAAAGTCTAAGTAGAGGGTTATCGGCGTTGATGGGTTCTTGCTCCATCACGTCGATGCCTGCTGCTCCAATTACATTTTCATTCAATGCTCTGGCAAGGTCCTTTTCGTTTACAATTCCTCCTCTGCCAAGATTGAGCAGGATAGCGCAGGGCCGCATCAGTTTCATTTTGTCATAAGTGATCAGGTTGCGGGTATGATTATTCAAGGGAGCGTGGATCGAGACCACATCAGAGCTTTTGAGCAGATCATCCAGCTCAAAGCGCTTATAACTTATATGATTGTTGCGTCCGGTGGTGGAGTAGAAGATTACCTCCATTCCAAAGGATTCAGCAATTCTGGCCACCTGCCTGCCGATGGTTCCGAGCCCTATGATCCCCATCCGTTTTCCCTTCAGCTCCCAAAAGGGTTCATTGTGATGAGTGAATGAAGCACTTTTGGAATAAGCTCCGCTTTTTACATAGGTGTCGTAGTAATAGGGCTTGTTGATCAGATATAACAACATGGTAAAGGTGAGCTGTGCCACAGAATCGGTTGAATAGCCGGCCACGTTTTTCACTTCAATTCCGTTACTTTCTGTATAGTTCAGATCCACATTATTGATTCCGGTAGCTGCCACGCAGATCAACTTCAGATCCGGAAGCTGTTTGAGTACCTCCTCATTCATCTGAATTTTGTTCACAATAACAATCTCTTTACCCTGGCATCTTTCAATCACCTGGTCAGGCTCCGTAGATTCATGGATTTCAAGATTACCCAGCTTGGAGAGTTGTTTCAGATTATCTACTTTCCCTATGGTCTTTTTGTCGAGGAATACAATGTTGGTCATGATTCTTGTTTTACCTTCAATTAACATATCTTTTCTGAATTGGTTCAACAGGAGCCTCTAAAACCCCGGTACAGGGTTAAGGATTGTTAAATGCTCCTTTTTCCCGAAATTATTGGATATTTTTATATCATATGCAGTTAAGGATCCTGATTCCGGCTACCTGTGCACTCTGTCTGATGCGGCTTCCTGTAATGGCGCAACCGGCCGATACTCTTTTCCAGCTTTCTGCGGTTATCTATGACGAATCATTCCTGCCTGTTCCGGCAAGCCATGTCATCAACATGAACAGTCACAAAGGTGATGTTACAGATAGCCTGGGGATATTCAGCCTGCCTGTCAGGCTGAGTGACACCCTTCTGATTCGAAACATCGCTTTTCGTGATACACTTGTCCCTGTGGCAGAAATGCAGGCAAACAGGAATGTCCGTTTGAACAGGAGACTTTACCAGTTGCAGGAGGCCCGGATCTTTGAGTGGGGTGCCAGTTATGAAGATTTTCGTGAAGCCTTCCTGGACATGCCTATGAAACAAAGCCTGGGAGCTTCCCTGGGGCTTCCCCGCCAGGATCCGGACAAAGTTCCCCTGGAGATGGACGAAGAGGCCGTAAAAAGCGCGGGTTTGCTTCTGACCTCACCCGTATCTTTTATCTATTATAATTTTAACAAGCATGCCAGGTCGGCCCGGAAAGTATACTGGTTAAAAAAGAACCGGGAAAATCAGGCTCAATTTGATGCGATTGTAAGCGGGGAGAATCTTTCAGAATTAACCGGCCTGAGCGGGTTAAAGCTTCAGCAGTTTATACTCTTTCTTTCCAGGCGGATGGTCTGTGATCTGAATAGTTCTGAGTTTGAAATCTATCAGGAGATTCACGGACTCTGGAAAATTTTCCGGGAGCAGGATGAAAAGGGGATGCTGGAAGAGGCCCGGGAAATAAAAATAAGGGAGATGTAAGACGCTTCTCCCTCTGTATGAGATTATCAATCAGGCCTTTCCTCCTCAGACCACCAGCTCTTTATCTTTGTCCCAATAGACCTTGCGGCCCTCTTTCTGAGCGATAATGCCCATGGCAGCAGCCACTCCCTCTTCGAAGGCCTGGTCAATGTTGCAACTGGGCTGTTTGTTTTCCCGGATGGCCTGGATCCATTCGGCGATATGCAGGTGAGTGGTATCCACCCGTCGTCCTCCGCGATAGGTATAAAGGAGTCCCCTGGCCGCAAAATATTGCTCCGTGGCGGTGGCAATGGAATCCACGTTCTTGCGTCCGGGTATATAGGTGTAAATGGGAAGCTCCGGATCAATAAGTCCGCTTTTGATCTGCTCTTCATACCTGGTACTCTCCCTGTCCGCATATACCGTCAGGGTATTCCCCAGTTCCATGGATCCATCATGCCCCATGATGACCTTGCCCCGGTCATGGTTACTGGCCAGTGTGGCACTGTAAAGCAGGCTGAAATCCTGATCCGGATATTCCAGAACGGCGTTCCAGACATCCGGAACCTCCCGGATTTCGTTGACATAATCGCCCCGTTTCTTGTCTTTCCAGAAATATACTCCACCTGAAGCTGATACAGAGGCAGGAATACCCATTCCAATGATCTGGTTAATGGCATCAAATTCGTGCGTGAGCAGGTCGCCCGATAATCCGGTACCATAGTCCCACCAGCATCTCCAGCGGAAGAAACGTTCCGGGCTCCAGGGATGCTTGACTTCGCAGGGTTCTTCAAATTGTGCCCAGTCGACCGTATTGGGATTGGCATCGGGATGGATGTCGTAGACCCAGGCACCGTTGGCCGAGTTCCGGTTGGTGCAGACCTCTATCAGGTTTATTTTTCCAATAAGCTTTTTGTCGATGGCCTCTTTGGCCTTTAGGTAACTCTCGGTCTGTCGTCCCTGGTGACCCAATTGGTATGTAATCCCGCTTGATTTAACCGTGTCACGGATGGCATAAGTTTCATCCATGGTCAGGCTGAATCCCTTTTCCGCAAATACATGTTTGCCTGCTTTGGCAGCATCAATGGTCATCTGGGCATGCCAGTGGTCGGGTGTCGCAATAATCACGGCATCAATATCATTGGAAGCCAGCAGATCGCGGTAGTTTCTGTACCGCTTAGCCTGCTCTCCCATTTTTCCTTCTGCACCCTCCCGGCCAATATTGGAAGCAGCGGACATGGCCCTCTCTGCATGAACATCAAAGAGGTCGCAGACCCCGGTTATCCGAATATTAAGGTCATCCTGTTCCAGGAAATTTGAGAAGCGGTTATTATTTGAATCCTTTGCTTCGTTCTGTTTCCAGGTGTCAATGGTTGCCGGCTGAACGAATCCTGCGGCCTGCATCAACTGAGTTCCACGGATTCCATATCCAATGATACCGATCCGTATAGTATCCCCGTCGTGTTTATAAGGAAGATATTCCTTCTCCCCGGCGCTCATATTGAGCTCTTTGGCCAGTTTGTGGCTGCGGATGTGTTCCTGTCTTGTTTTTCTCCAGGTGCCGTAAGCCATGGCACCCAGAACCGGTACAGTGGCCAGTCCTTTAAGTACATCCCTGCGGTTCATCTTGCTACCGCCTGCATTTTTATCTTTGTCAGTCATATCAGTTATCTATTTCTTATTGAACAGAAATCGATCCATCCCGATGATCTTCCAGGTGGGGAACAGCAAAATTACCCAGAGGGTAAGCAGTTCAATGAGGTTCTTATTAACCCAGAGGTAGCTTCCCTCTGTGGGCATCGCAAAGTTCACCCCGATGATGGCCGGATGAGACAGGTAGTAGAAGGCCAGAAGAACCATCCCGGCGATAGAAGCAATTCTGGTGAACAGGCCAACGATCAGTCCCGCTCCTATAAGAATCAGTCCCCACATATTCGCGAAATCCATGACATTTAACAAGGCCGGATTAGCTGCAATTGAATGGAATACTCCTTCAAAAAGCCCTTTGGAATCCATCAGATAACCCATGGACGACCAGTTCGGATTCAGCAGTTTGACAATTCCTTCATAGAGGAAGTGCCAGCCGATGGCAACACGCAGGATCACCAGGGACCAGAGTTGCCATTTTGAGAAATCTTTATCTTTTATCATATAGTTAGAAAAATTGGGGTAATAATTATCGACAGGCGAATTTAACCATTATTGTAATAAAAATAAGTTAGACTCGCTTTAAATTGTAAAAATCACACAATGATTTTCCGAGGTATTCTCTGCTCTGCAGGCTTTCAAATAATAAAATTAAGCAATCAAAAGGACCATGCCTAAATAGCAGGCAGCTCCAATGGAGCTTATTTACGCTTAAGACTTTTAGTGATAAGAAGATGGTTTTTCTCCGCTCTTCGCCAATACTCCATGTTGCTGGTGAAGGCTCTGATAAGAGTTATTCCCATTCCACCCGGGTCTGAAGTAACCGGATCTGTATGTGGTTCCTTTTCATATTCCAGGGGATTGAAGGGAATCCCGTCGTCGATCAGTTCGATTTCAATATGGCTTTCCCTTAAACCCAGGCGGATAAAAATCTGGTGTTCCTTCGAATCATCAAAAGCAAAACGGATGATATTGGAAAATAACTCTTCAATGATCAGCTGGATCTGCCTGATTTCTGATTTGGGTACAGTCCACTCTTTATCAAGAAATACCAGATCTTTACGGATCCGGGAAATCTCTTGTATATGAGAACAGTATGTAAACGTCCGTTCCATGCTACTGTTCCCGAATAAATTCCACAGGATTGGTCCGGGCCAGACGAATGGTATGGTAGAAAACGGCAATCCAGCTAAAGACAACCAGGATAGCTGCACAGACCGGGAAGACCCAGACCGGGATATCGACCCGGTATTTGAAATTTCGCAACCAGCGCTCCATCATAAACAGGGAGACTGGTATGGAGAGAGCAGAGGAGAGAATGGCCAGCCACAGGTAATACAGCAGCTCCGGAAAAATAATCTGATGGACCCTGGCCCCATTGATTTTTTTCAGTGCAGCCGGTTTGATCCGTTTCTGCATGAAAAAACCGCTTAATGCAAACAGGCCCAGGCCGGAAATTATAATTGAGAGTATGCTGAAAATGAGTAAGAGATGGATCTGGATCAGTTCCGACTCGTAGAGTTCCTCAATCAGGGATGAGGTGAAATAGTATTCCAGGGGGTAGGCGTGAAACAACTCATCCCATACGGATCTTAAATGCTCCAGGGCCGTTTCCGGACTGCCTGCAGGCAGGATGGAGAAGCACCATAACCAGGTATACTTGGGAAATATAACCATGGGGGTGATTTCGTAATCAAGCCCCGACAAATGGAAATCCTCGACCACTCCGGTCAGCGGGCCCGGCCAGATAAACCCGGGATGAGGAAAATTAAGTTGCAACTCTCTTCCTATCAGATCTCCGGGATCATCCGAAATCATCCTGGCAGCAGTTTCATTCAGAACAAAATACTCTATGGAATCCGAAGGCTTATATTGTACCGGAAAATCTGAACCATAAAGGACATTGATATCATAAAACCGGAAAAACTCCTGATCCACAGGGAACAGGAATAATTTTTTTTCGCCTTCATCCACCCCGTCTATCTCAAAGGTATTGGCGTCCATGGCCTGACCCGTGGGTTCCTCCATACTGCCGGTTACATTGGCTATATGCGGACTTTCCAGCATTCGCTCTTTGAAAACTTCAAAGTTGTTTACAATTTCGCGATGAAGGTGGTGCAGGTGGATGGCTTCCTGCCGGGATGCTCCCAGCTGCCGGTTCATGGCATAACTGGTCTGACGGGAAATCAGGATCAGATTGGAAAGAAGAACAAAGGTGATGATGAATTCAAGCACAATGACCGATCTGATAAAGAGATTACGTCCTGCATGATCTCCCGGAACTCCGGGTTTGGAGGAGATATGTTTTATTTGAAGATGCCGGTACAACTTTCCGGTGGATATCAGGGAAGTGATCAGCGCACCGGATATGTTCAATATCAATAATACGATCAGGGGGAGTATAACCATGGCCAGGTTGCTAAACAAATAGGTGCCACCCTGTTTCTCAATGGAAGGGGCAATCAGAATGGTAAAAAGTATTCCAATCACATAAGCGATGCTGCCAATAAAAAGGCTGTCGACCAGGAACTGCCTGAAGAAAACCGATCTCCCGGCTCCCATCTGCCACTGGATGACCAGTTTTTGTATCTGCAACTGACTTTTGCTATAAGCAAGCAGGGTGAAATTGAACCACGCCAATACAAAAACCAGCATGCCGGCTACCATGACGATTAATACGGTGCGGAACCTTACATTGCTTTGTATCTCTCTGGCCTTATGAGAACGCAGATGGATATCTGAAACAGCTTGCAGGTGGGGGGAGATCTGGCTGGAATAGGACTCATCCACATGGTTCTCGATAAAGCGTTTCAGCTGTGCTTCCATCTCCTCCGGGTCGACTGAAGGTTTTAGCTTCAGGTAGGCCCAGGCGGTACCCTCGTATTCAACGGGATTTTCAAAAGAGCTAAGGGCTGAAATCCTGAAGTGAGAATTTTCCGGAAAGTCTTTAATAACTGCTACAACCGTATAGGTGACCGGGTCCACCCCGAACTGATGCACCAGATCCACGGAGCTGCCCACCGGATTAAGCTCTCCAAAGAATTTTCTGGCTGTATTTTCGCTCAATACCACGGTAAAAGGCTCGGACAAAAGGTCTTCTGATGCTCCTTTAACCACCTCCGGCTTAAAAATATCCAGGAACTCCGGATCGCAGCTATACGCATACTCTTCGTAGAACGACCGGTCGCCCAGCCTGAAGGCTGCTTTTCTGAAGGGAGCAATTCGCCCCACAGCTTCGATGCCTGAAATTATCTCGGCAAATGCGATTTTATTCAGTGCACTTCCATGCAGGATCCTGGCTGTATGGCGAAAAAAACCCTCATAATCCTCTTCAAAGGTGAGCCTGTAAATTTGTTCCCT includes these proteins:
- a CDS encoding ABC transporter permease; this encodes MTGKHLLLTIRSLKKNLLYAIFVVTGLAVGISTFLATFQWSAWHLTFDRSYPDREQIYRLTFEEDYEGFFRHTARILHGSALNKIAFAEIISGIEAVGRIAPFRKAAFRLGDRSFYEEYAYSCDPEFLDIFKPEVVKGASEDLLSEPFTVVLSENTARKFFGELNPVGSSVDLVHQFGVDPVTYTVVAVIKDFPENSHFRISALSSFENPVEYEGTAWAYLKLKPSVDPEEMEAQLKRFIENHVDESYSSQISPHLQAVSDIHLRSHKAREIQSNVRFRTVLIVMVAGMLVFVLAWFNFTLLAYSKSQLQIQKLVIQWQMGAGRSVFFRQFLVDSLFIGSIAYVIGILFTILIAPSIEKQGGTYLFSNLAMVILPLIVLLILNISGALITSLISTGKLYRHLQIKHISSKPGVPGDHAGRNLFIRSVIVLEFIITFVLLSNLILISRQTSYAMNRQLGASRQEAIHLHHLHREIVNNFEVFKERMLESPHIANVTGSMEEPTGQAMDANTFEIDGVDEGEKKLFLFPVDQEFFRFYDINVLYGSDFPVQYKPSDSIEYFVLNETAARMISDDPGDLIGRELQLNFPHPGFIWPGPLTGVVEDFHLSGLDYEITPMVIFPKYTWLWCFSILPAGSPETALEHLRSVWDELFHAYPLEYYFTSSLIEELYESELIQIHLLLIFSILSIIISGLGLFALSGFFMQKRIKPAALKKINGARVHQIIFPELLYYLWLAILSSALSIPVSLFMMERWLRNFKYRVDIPVWVFPVCAAILVVFSWIAVFYHTIRLARTNPVEFIREQ
- a CDS encoding DUF1080 domain-containing protein, with the protein product MTKKFLLHVFAGFLAVFFTAGLQAQNALTEEEKTDGFVLLFDGESTDGWRGFQKDHAPTKWVVEDGTLHFNPRAKGDGGDIMIDRKFSDFHLKLEWKIEEAGNSGILYLGSEDPKYNAIYMTAPEMQVLDNAAHPDAKMGTNGNRQAGSLYDLIPADPQNFAGAGEWNTAELIVKDKHVKHIQNGEVVVEYEYGTQMWDALVSRSKFPGLNPDWTNLQEEGFIGLQDHGNNVWFRNIKIKEL
- a CDS encoding sugar phosphate isomerase/epimerase; translated protein: MQNRRTFMKSTALAAAAISASSVASARESSGIPVVQEHGNREVFFDISLAEWSLNKKLFGGELDNLDFPAYAQKNFDIHAVEYVNQFFKDADTDYIKELLKRTQDIGVKNVLIMIDGEGNLGDTDEEQRKKAVENHYRWVEHAHILGCHAIRVNAGGRGTEEEVAFSATRSLRTLSQFAADYGISVIVENHGGYSSRASWLSSVIRNTGMVNCGVLPDFGNFVIDRRPGGEKYDLYLGMKELMPLAKGVSAKSHNFDEEGNEVDKDFYRLLKIVKDAGFRGYIGIEYEGRELSQDEGIMATRDLLIKAGKAVMEV
- a CDS encoding Gfo/Idh/MocA family oxidoreductase produces the protein MTDKDKNAGGSKMNRRDVLKGLATVPVLGAMAYGTWRKTRQEHIRSHKLAKELNMSAGEKEYLPYKHDGDTIRIGIIGYGIRGTQLMQAAGFVQPATIDTWKQNEAKDSNNNRFSNFLEQDDLNIRITGVCDLFDVHAERAMSAASNIGREGAEGKMGEQAKRYRNYRDLLASNDIDAVIIATPDHWHAQMTIDAAKAGKHVFAEKGFSLTMDETYAIRDTVKSSGITYQLGHQGRQTESYLKAKEAIDKKLIGKINLIEVCTNRNSANGAWVYDIHPDANPNTVDWAQFEEPCEVKHPWSPERFFRWRCWWDYGTGLSGDLLTHEFDAINQIIGMGIPASVSASGGVYFWKDKKRGDYVNEIREVPDVWNAVLEYPDQDFSLLYSATLASNHDRGKVIMGHDGSMELGNTLTVYADRESTRYEEQIKSGLIDPELPIYTYIPGRKNVDSIATATEQYFAARGLLYTYRGGRRVDTTHLHIAEWIQAIRENKQPSCNIDQAFEEGVAAAMGIIAQKEGRKVYWDKDKELVV
- a CDS encoding DoxX family protein produces the protein MIKDKDFSKWQLWSLVILRVAIGWHFLYEGIVKLLNPNWSSMGYLMDSKGLFEGVFHSIAANPALLNVMDFANMWGLILIGAGLIVGLFTRIASIAGMVLLAFYYLSHPAIIGVNFAMPTEGSYLWVNKNLIELLTLWVILLFPTWKIIGMDRFLFNKK
- a CDS encoding ATP-binding protein, with the translated sequence MERTFTYCSHIQEISRIRKDLVFLDKEWTVPKSEIRQIQLIIEELFSNIIRFAFDDSKEHQIFIRLGLRESHIEIELIDDGIPFNPLEYEKEPHTDPVTSDPGGMGITLIRAFTSNMEYWRRAEKNHLLITKSLKRK
- a CDS encoding D-2-hydroxyacid dehydrogenase, which encodes MTNIVFLDKKTIGKVDNLKQLSKLGNLEIHESTEPDQVIERCQGKEIVIVNKIQMNEEVLKQLPDLKLICVAATGINNVDLNYTESNGIEVKNVAGYSTDSVAQLTFTMLLYLINKPYYYDTYVKSGAYSKSASFTHHNEPFWELKGKRMGIIGLGTIGRQVARIAESFGMEVIFYSTTGRNNHISYKRFELDDLLKSSDVVSIHAPLNNHTRNLITYDKMKLMRPCAILLNLGRGGIVNEKDLARALNENVIGAAGIDVMEQEPINADNPLLRLFDKEKILITPHMAWASKESRELLVEKIARNIDVYLKSR